Proteins from one Mesorhizobium sp. M9A.F.Ca.ET.002.03.1.2 genomic window:
- a CDS encoding VOC family protein, whose amino-acid sequence MTEVAVIAGIDHFVLTVRSVDDTCSFYQRVLGLKRLDEPGRPTALLFGTQKINLHEIGRTFEPKAKAPTPGSGDFCLVAARPLSEICASLRANGVAIEVGPVERIGARGPMTSVYFRDPDGNLVEVSDYGR is encoded by the coding sequence ATGACTGAGGTCGCTGTGATCGCCGGCATCGATCATTTCGTGCTGACGGTTCGTTCCGTCGATGACACCTGCAGCTTCTACCAACGCGTGCTCGGCTTGAAGCGTCTCGACGAGCCGGGCCGGCCGACGGCGCTGCTGTTTGGAACGCAGAAGATCAACCTGCATGAGATAGGGCGCACCTTCGAGCCCAAGGCGAAAGCGCCGACGCCGGGGTCCGGGGATTTCTGCCTGGTCGCCGCCCGCCCACTCTCCGAGATATGCGCCAGTCTTAGGGCCAATGGCGTTGCCATCGAAGTCGGGCCGGTCGAGCGGATCGGCGCTCGTGGCCCGATGACGTCGGTCTATTTCCGCGATCCGGACGGCAATCTCGTCGAGGTCAGCGACTATGGTCGGTAG
- the acpS gene encoding holo-ACP synthase: MIIGIGSDLIDIRRIEKSLERHGQRFIQRIYTEVEQARSENRGARVASYAKRFAAKEACAKALGTGMAQGVFWRDMGVLNLAGGKPTMALTGGAAARLDKILPEGHRAAIHLTITDDFPLAQAFVIIEALPVEEAPY; encoded by the coding sequence ATGATCATCGGTATCGGCAGCGACCTGATCGATATCAGACGCATCGAAAAATCGCTGGAGCGCCATGGCCAGCGCTTCATCCAGCGCATCTACACCGAGGTCGAACAGGCCCGTTCCGAAAACCGCGGCGCCCGCGTCGCTTCCTATGCCAAGCGCTTCGCCGCCAAGGAGGCCTGCGCCAAGGCGCTGGGCACGGGTATGGCGCAGGGCGTTTTCTGGCGTGACATGGGCGTCCTCAACCTGGCCGGCGGCAAGCCGACCATGGCGCTGACCGGCGGCGCGGCGGCGCGGCTGGACAAAATCCTGCCTGAAGGGCACAGGGCGGCAATCCACCTCACCATCACGGACGACTTTCCGCTTGCTCAAGCCTTTGTGATCATCGAGGCGTTGCCCGTCGAAGAAGCGCCATATTGA
- the lepB gene encoding signal peptidase I: MSVAEKSQKKSGGLGETVSVIVQALLLALVIRTLLFQPFSIPSGSMRPTLLEGDYLFVTKWSYGFSRYSLPFGPDVFSGRIWGAEPKRGDVAVFKFPPDPSVDYIKRVIGLPGDKIQVKDGQLFINGVGVPRQKVGQIDNRDITEENGPVDVYRETLPNGISYDTLDLTPNSIGDNTREFDVPPGHYFMMGDNRDNSSDSRFTVGFVPDENLVGRANLIFFSIGGSASPLEIWKWPSLMRASRLFHFVN; encoded by the coding sequence ATGAGCGTGGCTGAAAAATCCCAGAAGAAATCCGGCGGGCTTGGCGAAACCGTCAGCGTCATCGTCCAGGCGCTTTTGCTCGCTCTGGTCATCCGCACGCTCCTTTTTCAGCCGTTCTCCATCCCGTCCGGGTCGATGCGGCCGACCTTGCTCGAGGGCGACTATCTCTTCGTCACCAAATGGTCCTATGGCTTCTCCCGCTATTCGCTGCCGTTTGGGCCGGATGTCTTTTCGGGCCGCATCTGGGGCGCCGAGCCGAAGCGCGGCGACGTGGCGGTGTTCAAGTTCCCGCCGGACCCCTCCGTCGACTACATCAAGCGCGTTATCGGCCTGCCGGGCGACAAGATCCAGGTCAAGGACGGCCAGCTCTTCATCAACGGCGTCGGCGTGCCACGCCAGAAGGTCGGGCAGATCGACAATCGCGACATCACCGAGGAGAACGGGCCGGTCGACGTCTATCGCGAGACATTGCCGAACGGCATCAGCTATGACACGCTCGACCTGACGCCGAACTCGATCGGTGACAACACCCGTGAATTCGACGTGCCGCCCGGCCACTATTTCATGATGGGCGACAACAGAGACAATTCCTCGGACAGCCGCTTCACCGTCGGTTTCGTGCCCGACGAGAACCTGGTCGGTCGCGCCAACCTCATCTTCTTCTCGATCGGTGGCAGCGCCAGCCCGCTCGAAATCTGGAAATGGCCGTCGCTGATGCGCGCGTCGCGCCTGTTCCATTTCGTCAATTAG
- the rnc gene encoding ribonuclease III, which translates to MAATKRLTADALAEALMERTGHAFADRQRLLRALTHASARSSHAGIDYERFEFLGDRVLGLVVADMLLAAFPDAAEGELSLRLNALVNAEALAEIAEEIGLPELIRAGSDVRGLDGRKRVNLRADALESLIAVLYLDGGLKAASAFIHRYWRPRSQATGAARRDAKTELQEWAHQAAGAVPVYAIDSREGPDHDPLFTVSVRVGVYSPAIGRGRSKREAEQAAATALLLREGVWLNASAQKSETIFGKHDA; encoded by the coding sequence ATGGCGGCGACAAAACGGCTGACTGCCGACGCGCTCGCCGAAGCGCTCATGGAGCGTACCGGCCACGCCTTTGCCGATCGCCAGCGCTTGCTCCGCGCGCTGACTCATGCCAGCGCCCGCAGCAGCCACGCCGGCATCGACTATGAGCGGTTCGAATTCCTCGGCGACCGCGTCCTCGGCCTAGTCGTCGCCGACATGCTGCTGGCGGCGTTTCCGGACGCTGCCGAAGGTGAGCTTTCACTCAGGCTCAACGCGCTGGTCAATGCCGAGGCGCTGGCGGAGATCGCCGAGGAGATCGGCCTGCCGGAGCTGATCCGCGCCGGCTCGGACGTGCGCGGCCTCGATGGACGCAAGCGCGTCAATCTGCGCGCCGATGCGCTGGAATCGCTGATCGCCGTGCTTTATCTCGACGGCGGTCTCAAGGCGGCCAGCGCCTTCATCCACAGATATTGGCGGCCGCGCTCGCAGGCCACGGGTGCTGCCCGCCGCGATGCCAAGACCGAATTGCAGGAATGGGCACACCAGGCGGCAGGCGCCGTGCCGGTCTACGCAATCGACAGCCGCGAGGGGCCCGACCACGATCCGCTGTTCACCGTCAGCGTCAGGGTTGGCGTCTATTCGCCGGCGATCGGCAGAGGGCGCTCCAAGCGCGAGGCCGAGCAGGCCGCCGCTACCGCACTGCTGCTGCGCGAAGGCGTCTGGCTCAACGCATCGGCCCAAAAATCGGAAACGATTTTTGGAAAGCACGATGCGTAG
- the era gene encoding GTPase Era has protein sequence MTATEDAPPETEAAATHSGFVALIGAPNAGKSTLVNQLVGAKVSIVTHKVQTTRAIVRGIATHRNAQIVFVDTPGIFKPKRRLDTAMVTTAWGGAKDADIVLLLIDAERGIRGDADAILERLKDVRQPMVLILNKVDRVKPEALLALSAAANEKVPFKRTFMVSALTGSGCKDLLDYLAETLPAGPWYYPEDQISDLPMRQLAAEITREKLYLRLHQELPYSSHIETEKWEEKKDGSVRIDQTIYVERDSQKKIVLGHKGETIRAIGQAARMEISGILEQKVHLFLFVKVRENWGDDPERYREMGLEFPH, from the coding sequence ATGACCGCCACCGAAGACGCCCCACCGGAAACGGAAGCTGCCGCCACGCACTCCGGCTTCGTCGCGCTGATCGGCGCGCCCAATGCGGGAAAATCGACGCTGGTCAACCAATTGGTCGGCGCCAAGGTGTCGATCGTCACCCACAAGGTGCAGACGACGCGCGCCATCGTGCGCGGCATCGCCACGCATCGGAATGCGCAGATCGTCTTCGTCGACACGCCCGGCATCTTCAAGCCGAAGCGACGGCTGGACACGGCGATGGTGACGACCGCCTGGGGCGGCGCCAAGGACGCCGATATCGTGCTGTTGCTGATCGATGCCGAGCGCGGCATCCGAGGCGACGCCGACGCCATCCTCGAACGGCTGAAGGATGTCCGGCAGCCGATGGTGCTGATCCTCAACAAGGTCGACCGGGTCAAGCCCGAGGCGCTGCTGGCCCTGTCCGCGGCAGCCAACGAAAAAGTGCCGTTCAAGCGCACCTTCATGGTCTCGGCGCTGACCGGGTCGGGCTGCAAGGACCTGCTCGACTATCTGGCCGAAACCCTGCCTGCCGGCCCCTGGTATTATCCGGAAGACCAGATTTCCGACCTGCCGATGCGTCAGCTGGCGGCCGAGATCACCCGCGAAAAGCTCTATCTCAGGCTGCATCAGGAACTGCCCTATTCCTCCCATATCGAGACCGAGAAATGGGAGGAGAAGAAGGACGGCTCGGTGCGCATCGACCAGACCATCTATGTCGAGCGCGACAGCCAGAAGAAGATCGTGCTCGGCCACAAGGGCGAGACGATCCGCGCCATCGGCCAGGCGGCGCGCATGGAGATATCAGGTATCCTCGAACAGAAGGTGCACCTGTTCCTGTTCGTTAAGGTGCGCGAGAACTGGGGCGACGACCCCGAGCGCTATCGTGAGATGGGGCTGGAGTTTCCACATTAA
- a CDS encoding aminoglycoside phosphotransferase family protein, with protein MLVRLPSAAAYSLQVEKEHRWLPRLAPLLPLPVPVPLAMGTPADNYPWHWSVYRWIEGETATRERIASLPQFAASLAQFLVSLQLIDPSGGPVPGQHNFFRGGPLSVYDGETRQAIAALDGKIDTGAASAVWEAALAATWHGAPVWFHGDVSWGNLLVRQGSLSAVIDFGTSGVGDPSCDLAIAWTLFEGKSREVFRAGLPADEAMWARGRGWTLWKALITLAGHIDIDPVEIEKSRRVIDEVLADHQSAA; from the coding sequence ATGCTCGTGCGGCTGCCGAGCGCGGCGGCCTATTCCTTGCAAGTGGAAAAGGAACATCGCTGGTTGCCAAGGCTGGCACCTCTGCTGCCGCTGCCTGTCCCGGTGCCCCTGGCGATGGGGACCCCGGCCGACAACTATCCCTGGCATTGGTCCGTCTACCGCTGGATCGAAGGCGAGACGGCGACGCGGGAGCGTATTGCCAGCCTGCCGCAATTCGCGGCCAGCCTGGCCCAGTTTCTGGTTTCCTTGCAATTGATCGATCCCTCCGGTGGACCGGTGCCGGGGCAGCACAACTTTTTTCGCGGCGGACCACTGAGCGTCTATGACGGTGAAACCCGGCAAGCAATTGCTGCCCTCGACGGCAAGATCGACACGGGCGCGGCGAGCGCGGTGTGGGAAGCAGCACTTGCCGCGACATGGCATGGCGCGCCGGTCTGGTTCCACGGTGACGTCAGTTGGGGAAACCTTTTGGTCAGGCAAGGCAGCTTGAGCGCCGTGATCGACTTCGGCACTTCCGGCGTGGGCGATCCCTCGTGCGATTTGGCGATTGCGTGGACGCTGTTTGAAGGGAAAAGCCGAGAGGTGTTTCGCGCCGGACTTCCCGCCGATGAAGCAATGTGGGCGCGGGGCCGCGGCTGGACGCTGTGGAAGGCGCTGATTACGCTCGCCGGACACATAGACATCGATCCGGTCGAAATTGAAAAATCGCGACGCGTGATCGATGAGGTGCTTGCCGATCACCAGAGCGCGGCATGA
- the recO gene encoding DNA repair protein RecO, whose amino-acid sequence MEWRDEGIILGTRKHGETSAILEVMTRLHGRHLGLVRGGRSRKQQPVLQPGNRVDLLWRARLDEHLGIFQAEAIEMNAARLMDSAVAIYGLQTMAAHLRLLPERDAHGGLYETLAVMIAHLDDADAAGELVARFELLVLDELGFGLDLSQCAATGAREDLAYVSPKSGRAVSRAAGAPWRDKMLVLPAFLQRGSGLRADPAAIEDAFRLTGFFFTRHVYEPRGIEAPGARAGFLAALRKHHAAGKAIGAETAAGEIIT is encoded by the coding sequence ATGGAATGGCGCGACGAGGGAATCATTCTCGGCACCCGCAAGCATGGCGAAACCAGCGCCATTCTTGAGGTCATGACGCGTTTGCATGGCCGCCACCTCGGGCTTGTGCGCGGCGGCCGCTCGCGCAAGCAGCAGCCCGTTCTGCAGCCCGGCAACCGCGTCGACCTGTTGTGGCGGGCGCGGCTCGACGAGCATCTGGGCATCTTCCAGGCCGAGGCCATCGAGATGAACGCTGCCCGGCTGATGGACAGCGCCGTCGCCATCTATGGGCTGCAGACCATGGCAGCACATCTGCGCCTGTTGCCCGAGCGCGACGCCCATGGCGGCCTCTACGAGACGCTGGCCGTGATGATCGCCCACCTCGACGATGCGGACGCCGCCGGCGAGCTGGTGGCGCGCTTCGAGCTCTTGGTACTCGACGAACTCGGCTTCGGCCTCGATCTCAGCCAGTGTGCGGCGACCGGCGCCAGGGAGGATCTTGCCTATGTCTCGCCGAAATCCGGGCGCGCCGTGTCACGCGCGGCAGGCGCGCCATGGCGCGACAAGATGCTGGTGCTGCCCGCCTTCCTGCAGCGCGGCTCCGGCCTGCGCGCCGATCCGGCGGCGATCGAGGACGCCTTCCGGCTGACTGGCTTCTTTTTTACCCGCCACGTCTACGAGCCGCGCGGCATCGAGGCGCCCGGCGCCCGTGCCGGCTTCCTCGCCGCCTTGCGCAAGCACCACGCGGCGGGCAAGGCGATTGGCGCCGAGACCGCCGCCGGAGAAATCATCACATGA